One genomic segment of Natrononativus amylolyticus includes these proteins:
- a CDS encoding DUF373 family protein, translating into MTTLVVCLDRTDDVGRKTGLRSPVVGWEAVRALVTDVGLADPEDSSVNSLLEALRVAQSLRDDDEETVVAVVSGDRESMVSADRAVARQIDDLIAEYEPESAVVVIDSAEDERLVPIVESRVRVDSVDRVVVRQARDIESTYYLLKQFLADEELRQTILVPLGLTLLVFPVLAMQFGTAEGAATITTVIGLFLLYKGFSVDELLTGLARRTRESLYTGQVSVVTYVVAAGLTFVGLFVGALGVSGLSEAQTEGVVIPAVKFAFDSVPWLAMAALTASAGRLLDELIGEEPLRRSYLNLPFVVVSIGLVVRGFTAYFLEAQNVIEPVVVPDIRLAPLSVDSFTLAPGNRLGLYVAAAVLLSLVGVRVASYFAGATADEEGISDGGSETELASPDSSGSESEVTDGGREPGN; encoded by the coding sequence GTGACAACGCTGGTGGTCTGTCTCGACCGGACCGACGACGTCGGACGGAAGACCGGGCTCCGCTCGCCGGTCGTCGGCTGGGAGGCAGTGCGCGCGCTCGTGACCGACGTCGGCCTCGCCGATCCGGAGGACTCGAGCGTCAACTCGCTGCTCGAGGCGCTCCGGGTCGCCCAGAGTCTCCGGGACGACGACGAGGAGACGGTCGTCGCCGTCGTCTCGGGGGATCGAGAGTCGATGGTCAGCGCGGACCGGGCGGTCGCCCGTCAGATCGACGACCTGATCGCCGAGTACGAGCCCGAGTCAGCCGTGGTGGTGATCGACAGCGCCGAGGACGAGCGGCTGGTGCCGATCGTCGAGAGCCGCGTTCGCGTCGACTCGGTGGATCGGGTCGTCGTCCGCCAGGCCAGGGACATCGAGTCGACGTACTACCTGCTCAAGCAGTTCCTCGCCGACGAGGAGTTGCGCCAGACCATCCTCGTCCCGCTCGGATTGACGCTGCTCGTGTTCCCGGTGCTCGCGATGCAGTTCGGCACGGCGGAGGGGGCGGCGACGATCACGACCGTCATCGGCCTCTTCTTGCTCTACAAGGGGTTCAGCGTCGACGAACTGCTCACCGGGCTGGCTCGCCGGACCCGCGAGTCGCTGTACACCGGCCAGGTGTCGGTCGTCACCTACGTCGTCGCCGCCGGGCTCACGTTCGTCGGACTGTTCGTGGGCGCACTCGGCGTCTCGGGGCTCAGCGAGGCGCAGACGGAGGGCGTCGTGATCCCCGCCGTGAAGTTCGCCTTCGACAGCGTGCCGTGGCTCGCGATGGCTGCGCTCACTGCCAGTGCGGGGCGGCTGCTCGACGAACTCATCGGCGAGGAGCCGCTGCGCCGATCGTACCTCAACCTGCCGTTCGTCGTCGTCTCGATCGGCCTCGTCGTCCGCGGCTTCACCGCGTACTTCCTCGAGGCACAGAACGTCATCGAGCCGGTCGTCGTCCCCGACATCAGGCTCGCGCCGCTGTCGGTCGACAGCTTCACCCTCGCGCCCGGCAACCGGCTCGGGCTGTACGTCGCGGCGGCGGTCTTGCTGAGCCTCGTCGGGGTCAGAGTCGCCTCCTACTTCGCCGGGGCGACCGCCGACGAGGAGGGGATCAGCGACGGCGGCAGCGAGACCGAACTCGCGTCGCCCGACTCGAGCGGGTCGGAGTCGGAGGTCACCGACGGCGGTCGGGAGCCCGGGAACTGA
- the sppA gene encoding signal peptide peptidase SppA — protein sequence MGSSRGIARLLFVVAGTLLIAALAVGLFVVYPETLTDLFGVLVALGLLLAGIRLVGNLASSAFPEYDVAEVAVEGPITRDGGGGPLPSSPRSTPADDVVDQIDRANEDDHVEALLVKLNTPGGQVVPSDDIKLAAERFEGPTIAYTTDLCASGGYWIASGCDELWARDASIVGSIGVIGSRVNASELAEKLGLEYERFAAGKYKDAGVPLKEMDDDERAYLQGLTDDYYESFVERVSEGRDLDPALVRQTEARVYLADDAHELGLVDELGTREDVEAALARRLEVEEVTVESFEPSRSLMQRMGTGARNVAYAFGAGVASVVGDRGFRLRT from the coding sequence GTGGGTAGCAGTCGGGGAATCGCCAGACTCCTCTTCGTGGTGGCCGGAACGCTCCTGATCGCCGCGCTGGCCGTCGGCCTGTTCGTCGTCTATCCGGAGACCCTCACCGACCTGTTCGGCGTGCTCGTCGCGCTCGGACTCCTGCTCGCCGGCATCCGTCTGGTCGGCAACCTCGCGTCGTCGGCCTTTCCCGAGTACGACGTCGCGGAGGTCGCCGTCGAGGGGCCAATCACGCGAGACGGCGGCGGCGGACCGCTCCCCTCCAGCCCCCGGTCGACGCCGGCCGACGACGTCGTCGACCAGATCGACAGAGCCAACGAGGACGACCACGTCGAGGCGCTGCTGGTGAAACTCAACACGCCCGGCGGCCAGGTCGTCCCGAGCGACGACATCAAACTCGCCGCCGAGCGCTTCGAGGGGCCGACGATCGCGTACACGACCGACCTCTGTGCGAGCGGCGGCTACTGGATCGCGAGCGGCTGCGACGAACTCTGGGCGCGGGACGCCAGCATCGTCGGTTCGATCGGCGTCATTGGCTCGCGGGTGAACGCGAGCGAACTTGCCGAGAAACTGGGCCTCGAGTACGAACGCTTCGCCGCCGGGAAGTACAAGGACGCGGGCGTCCCGCTGAAGGAGATGGACGACGACGAGCGGGCGTACCTCCAGGGGTTGACCGACGACTACTACGAGTCGTTCGTCGAACGGGTGAGCGAGGGCCGGGACCTCGATCCGGCGCTCGTCCGGCAGACGGAAGCGCGGGTGTACCTCGCCGACGACGCCCACGAACTCGGGCTGGTCGACGAACTCGGCACGCGTGAGGACGTCGAAGCCGCCCTCGCGCGGCGTCTCGAGGTCGAGGAGGTGACCGTCGAGTCCTTCGAGCCGTCCCGGTCGCTGATGCAGCGGATGGGGACCGGCGCCCGCAACGTCGCCTACGCGTTCGGCGCCGGCGTCGCGAGCGTCGTCGGCGACCGCGGCTTTCGACTGCGAACCTGA
- a CDS encoding coiled-coil protein — MVDESKNVELTEDDLENKSKGQLIKMAGQLRDRRNELNQMASERASKRDDLNAKTREKVDKAQEHREKRDELNEQVQEHKESRNELNAEANKLFDRVEKLKSDMELDEGKDLEELESEIEQLEFKQQTEVLSTEEERELIEKIEAKREEYADRKGKLEQNDDLEDLVEEAEEVRSEASQHHQKVTELADKAQEHHNQMIEAYREADDVRDDADDMHESFVEAQEAADQHHEDFVRVQKRLREMDKKEEKQRKSARDKKKEEAKEEAEEIYQKFKEGETLDTEDLMKLQKTGLL; from the coding sequence ATGGTAGACGAATCGAAAAACGTAGAACTCACAGAGGACGATCTCGAGAACAAATCGAAAGGACAGCTCATCAAGATGGCCGGTCAGCTCCGGGACCGACGAAACGAGCTGAACCAGATGGCCTCCGAACGCGCCTCCAAGCGCGACGACCTGAACGCGAAAACGCGCGAGAAAGTCGACAAGGCCCAGGAACACCGCGAAAAGCGCGACGAGCTCAACGAGCAGGTCCAGGAGCACAAGGAGAGCCGCAACGAGCTCAACGCCGAGGCCAACAAGCTGTTCGACCGCGTCGAGAAGCTCAAGTCCGACATGGAACTCGACGAGGGCAAGGACTTAGAGGAACTCGAGTCCGAGATCGAACAGCTCGAGTTCAAACAGCAGACCGAGGTGCTCTCGACGGAGGAAGAGCGCGAACTCATCGAGAAGATCGAAGCCAAACGCGAGGAGTACGCCGACCGCAAGGGGAAACTCGAGCAGAACGACGACCTCGAGGACCTCGTCGAGGAGGCCGAAGAGGTCCGTTCCGAGGCGTCCCAGCACCACCAGAAGGTCACCGAACTCGCTGACAAGGCCCAGGAGCACCACAACCAGATGATCGAGGCCTACCGCGAGGCGGACGACGTCCGCGACGACGCCGACGACATGCACGAGTCCTTCGTCGAGGCCCAGGAGGCCGCCGACCAGCACCACGAGGACTTCGTCCGCGTCCAGAAGCGCCTGCGCGAGATGGACAAAAAGGAGGAGAAGCAGCGCAAGTCCGCCCGCGACAAGAAGAAAGAGGAGGCCAAAGAGGAGGCCGAGGAGATTTATCAGAAGTTCAAGGAAGGCGAGACGCTCGACACCGAGGACCTGATGAAGCTCCAGAAGACGGGTCTGCTCTAA
- a CDS encoding tubulin/FtsZ family protein encodes MKVALIGVGQAGGKVTERLTKFDAEMGFDAVEGALAINSATADLSGLEFAETQLIGQDRVNGHGVGADNELGAEIMQSDSQEVLAALDGHVTSSAEAIWVVAGLGGGTGSGGAPVLVHQLQRVYDVPVYALGILPGRNEGSLYQANAGRSLKTLAREADSTLLVDNDAWHEQGESVDSAFETINAKIAQRVGLLFASGEAIDGVGESVVDSSEVINTLRQGGISTLGYASAVAAEESSENVNTVMSVSRQALLTGTSLPDARQADAALLVIAGQPDRISRKGVERARRWLEDETGSMQVRGGDFPLESDRLAALVLLGGAERSARIEEFMERARHAQRSENDDRTDPAEQFADDRLENLF; translated from the coding sequence ATGAAAGTTGCCCTGATTGGTGTGGGTCAGGCGGGCGGCAAGGTGACCGAGCGGCTGACGAAGTTCGACGCGGAGATGGGGTTCGACGCGGTGGAGGGCGCGCTCGCGATCAACTCCGCGACGGCGGACCTCTCGGGTCTCGAGTTCGCCGAGACGCAGCTGATCGGCCAGGACCGGGTCAACGGCCACGGCGTCGGCGCCGACAACGAACTCGGCGCCGAGATCATGCAGTCCGATTCCCAGGAGGTGCTCGCCGCCCTCGACGGTCACGTCACCTCGAGCGCCGAGGCGATCTGGGTGGTCGCCGGCCTCGGCGGGGGCACCGGCAGCGGCGGCGCGCCCGTCCTGGTGCACCAGCTTCAGCGGGTGTACGACGTCCCCGTCTACGCGCTCGGCATCCTGCCGGGACGAAACGAGGGTTCGCTGTACCAGGCCAACGCCGGCCGCTCGCTGAAGACTCTCGCCCGCGAGGCCGACTCGACGCTACTGGTCGACAACGACGCCTGGCACGAGCAGGGCGAGAGCGTCGACTCGGCGTTCGAGACGATCAACGCGAAGATCGCCCAGCGCGTCGGTCTGCTGTTCGCGTCGGGCGAGGCAATCGACGGCGTGGGCGAATCCGTCGTCGACTCGAGCGAGGTCATCAACACCCTCAGGCAGGGCGGCATCTCGACGCTCGGCTACGCGAGCGCCGTCGCTGCCGAGGAGAGTTCGGAGAACGTCAACACGGTCATGTCCGTCTCGCGGCAGGCGCTGCTGACCGGGACCAGCCTGCCCGACGCTCGGCAGGCCGACGCCGCGTTGCTCGTGATCGCCGGACAACCGGATCGGATCTCCCGCAAGGGCGTCGAGCGAGCCCGGCGCTGGCTCGAGGACGAAACCGGCAGCATGCAGGTCCGGGGCGGAGACTTCCCGCTCGAGAGCGACCGGCTGGCCGCGCTGGTGCTCCTGGGTGGCGCCGAGCGATCGGCCCGAATCGAGGAGTTCATGGAGCGAGCGCGGCACGCCCAGCGCAGCGAGAACGACGACCGAACGGACCCTGCCGAGCAGTTCGCCGACGACCGCCTCGAGAACCTGTTTTAG
- a CDS encoding M42 family metallopeptidase gives MTEATEFDDDLLTELTEARGVPGYEDQVREIVRREFEDSVDRVRTDAMGNVVGTLEGDSDYSVAVAAHMDEIGFMVRHVRGKEDGAGFLELDALGGWDARVLKAQRVTIHTEEGDLPGVIGSPPPHTLDEEDRNEPPEVEDVFVDVGLSREEARERISPGDLVTMDQTTKRVGETVTGKALDDRICLFAMLEAARRLEDPPVTIHFCATVQEEVGLRGARALGVDVDPDLAIALDVTVANDVPTFKKGEYVTRLGDGTAIKLKDSSVITSPKVHRRMKAVAEEEGIDYQLEVLPAGGTDTAGFQHTAGAKPVGAISIPTRYLHTVTETAHVDDVAGTIDLLCAFLASEDGEHDYTL, from the coding sequence ATGACAGAGGCGACCGAGTTCGACGACGACCTACTGACGGAACTGACCGAAGCCCGCGGCGTCCCCGGCTACGAGGACCAGGTGCGCGAGATCGTCCGGCGCGAGTTCGAAGACAGCGTCGACCGCGTTCGCACCGACGCGATGGGGAACGTCGTCGGGACGCTCGAGGGCGACTCCGACTACTCGGTCGCCGTCGCCGCCCACATGGACGAGATCGGTTTCATGGTGCGCCACGTCCGCGGGAAGGAAGACGGCGCCGGCTTTCTCGAACTCGACGCCCTCGGCGGGTGGGACGCCCGCGTGCTCAAGGCCCAGCGGGTGACGATCCACACCGAAGAGGGCGACCTGCCGGGCGTGATCGGCTCGCCCCCGCCGCACACCTTGGACGAGGAAGACCGCAACGAGCCTCCCGAGGTCGAGGACGTCTTCGTCGACGTCGGCCTCTCCCGCGAGGAGGCCCGCGAGCGGATCTCGCCGGGCGACCTCGTGACGATGGACCAGACGACGAAACGGGTCGGCGAGACGGTGACCGGGAAGGCCCTCGACGACCGGATCTGCCTGTTCGCGATGCTCGAGGCCGCCCGCCGGCTCGAGGACCCGCCGGTGACGATCCACTTCTGTGCGACCGTCCAGGAGGAAGTCGGCCTGCGCGGGGCGCGCGCCCTCGGCGTCGACGTCGACCCGGACCTCGCGATCGCGCTGGACGTCACCGTCGCCAACGACGTGCCGACGTTCAAGAAGGGCGAGTACGTCACCCGCCTGGGCGATGGGACGGCGATCAAACTGAAGGACTCGAGCGTGATCACCAGCCCGAAGGTCCACCGGCGGATGAAAGCCGTCGCCGAGGAGGAAGGGATCGACTACCAGCTCGAAGTGCTGCCCGCGGGCGGCACCGACACGGCCGGTTTCCAGCACACCGCGGGCGCGAAGCCGGTCGGCGCGATCTCGATTCCCACCCGCTACCTGCACACCGTCACAGAGACGGCCCACGTCGACGACGTCGCGGGAACGATCGACCTCCTCTGTGCGTTCCTGGCGAGCGAGGACGGCGAGCACGACTACACGCTGTAG
- a CDS encoding thiolase domain-containing protein, with translation MSDVRVAGVGVTPFGNVPERTGRDLFGEASIEAFEDSGVSRTDVEAVLYGNFMGELAEHQGHQGPLMAEAAGVDAPATRYEAACASSGAAIRDAVMRIRNGENDVILVGGAERMTNLGTAGATEALAIAADDLWEVRAGMTFPGAYALMAQAYFREYGGGREELAHVAVKNHDNALNNDKAQYQRAIEVADVLEAPLVSTPLGLYDSCPISDGAAAVVLTSDEYAEEHGLEAPVSITGSGQGGDRMALHDREHLARSPAAREAGEEAYADAGISAGDVDVAEVHDCFTIAEVLAIEALDLEPVGEGISAARDGRTIAGGDTPVNLSGGLKAKGHPVGATGASQVAELATLLRGDHPNSEHVDGATTGVAHNAGGTVASALVHVLEVRE, from the coding sequence ATGAGCGACGTACGAGTCGCCGGTGTCGGCGTCACGCCGTTCGGAAACGTCCCCGAGCGGACGGGCCGCGACCTCTTCGGCGAGGCGAGTATCGAAGCGTTCGAGGACAGCGGGGTGTCGCGAACGGACGTCGAGGCCGTCCTCTACGGGAACTTCATGGGTGAACTGGCCGAACACCAGGGCCACCAGGGGCCGCTGATGGCGGAAGCCGCTGGCGTCGACGCGCCCGCGACCCGCTACGAGGCCGCCTGCGCCTCGAGCGGCGCCGCCATCAGAGACGCCGTGATGCGAATCCGCAACGGCGAGAACGACGTGATCCTCGTCGGCGGCGCAGAACGGATGACCAACCTCGGCACCGCGGGGGCGACGGAGGCACTCGCCATCGCCGCCGACGACCTCTGGGAGGTCCGCGCGGGAATGACGTTCCCCGGCGCCTACGCGCTGATGGCCCAGGCGTACTTCCGGGAGTACGGCGGCGGCCGCGAGGAGCTCGCCCACGTCGCCGTGAAAAACCACGACAACGCCCTGAACAACGACAAAGCGCAGTATCAACGCGCCATCGAGGTTGCGGACGTCCTCGAGGCGCCCCTCGTCTCCACCCCGCTCGGGCTGTACGACTCCTGTCCGATCTCCGATGGCGCCGCGGCGGTCGTGCTGACCAGCGACGAGTACGCCGAGGAACACGGCCTCGAGGCGCCCGTCTCGATCACGGGCAGCGGCCAGGGCGGCGACCGGATGGCCCTCCACGATCGGGAACACCTCGCGCGCTCGCCCGCCGCCCGCGAAGCCGGCGAGGAAGCCTACGCCGACGCCGGTATTTCGGCGGGCGACGTCGACGTCGCCGAGGTCCACGACTGCTTCACCATCGCCGAGGTGCTCGCGATCGAGGCGCTCGACCTCGAACCCGTCGGCGAGGGGATCTCGGCGGCTCGAGACGGTCGTACCATCGCCGGCGGCGACACCCCGGTCAACCTCTCGGGGGGGCTGAAAGCGAAGGGCCACCCCGTTGGCGCGACCGGCGCCTCCCAGGTCGCCGAACTCGCGACGCTTCTCCGCGGCGACCACCCGAACAGCGAGCACGTCGACGGCGCGACGACCGGCGTCGCCCACAACGCGGGGGGCACGGTGGCGTCTGCGCTGGTTCACGTCCTGGAGGTGAGAGAATGA
- a CDS encoding Zn-ribbon domain-containing OB-fold protein, with product MSDEIGHAGFDDWLDATEEGEAYYLECDRGHGSLPPRRVCPECGSTALSEEPLPETGEIETFTVTHVPTPSFEDDAPYATAIAAFGPVRVTGQVVGVDLESIEAGMTVTPAVDVSATTGDRLLYLRVA from the coding sequence ATGAGCGACGAGATCGGTCACGCCGGCTTCGACGACTGGCTCGACGCCACCGAGGAAGGCGAGGCGTACTACCTCGAGTGCGATCGGGGTCACGGCTCGCTGCCGCCGCGGCGCGTCTGTCCCGAGTGCGGTTCGACGGCGCTCTCGGAGGAACCCCTGCCCGAGACGGGCGAGATCGAGACGTTCACCGTCACCCACGTCCCGACCCCCTCCTTCGAGGACGACGCGCCCTACGCGACGGCGATCGCGGCCTTCGGCCCGGTTCGCGTGACCGGCCAGGTCGTCGGCGTCGACCTCGAGTCGATCGAAGCGGGGATGACCGTCACCCCGGCGGTCGACGTCTCGGCGACGACCGGCGACCGCCTGCTCTATCTCCGCGTTGCGTAG
- a CDS encoding alpha/beta hydrolase, producing the protein MSVDPDARDPHGEQELLISGAPAGAAEVAVVALHGRGATAQGVTNLFEPLYRRGVAVFAPAAERGRWYPRAADAPLEANEPWLTSAVDAVARALEAAADVGIPPERTLLVGFSQGASVAAEAALRNPMRYGGLGILSGTVLGPEPAARTIDAPGSLEGTPVLLAAGEDDPHVDVDRFRATGRLLEGLGGNVTELRTPEAGHAVSEAAFAALANRVERLLADA; encoded by the coding sequence GTGAGCGTCGACCCCGACGCTCGAGACCCACACGGGGAACAGGAACTGCTGATCAGCGGTGCGCCCGCCGGCGCCGCCGAGGTCGCCGTCGTCGCCCTCCACGGCCGGGGCGCGACCGCCCAGGGCGTGACGAACCTGTTCGAACCGCTGTACCGCCGCGGCGTCGCCGTGTTCGCTCCGGCCGCCGAACGGGGTCGGTGGTATCCGCGAGCCGCGGACGCCCCGCTCGAGGCGAACGAACCCTGGCTCACTTCGGCGGTCGACGCGGTCGCCCGGGCGCTCGAGGCGGCGGCCGACGTCGGGATCCCTCCGGAGCGAACGCTGCTCGTGGGTTTCTCGCAGGGGGCGTCCGTCGCCGCGGAGGCCGCGCTTCGGAACCCGATGCGCTACGGCGGCCTCGGAATCCTCTCCGGCACCGTTCTCGGCCCCGAGCCCGCGGCCCGAACGATCGACGCCCCCGGCTCGCTCGAGGGAACGCCCGTCCTGCTCGCCGCCGGCGAGGACGACCCGCACGTCGACGTCGACCGGTTCCGGGCGACCGGGCGGCTCCTCGAGGGACTCGGTGGGAACGTAACCGAACTGCGAACGCCCGAGGCGGGCCACGCGGTGAGCGAGGCGGCGTTCGCGGCGCTCGCAAATCGCGTAGAACGGCTGCTCGCAGACGCGTGA
- a CDS encoding VOC family protein gives MGPEPSGLHHVTGLAGDPQANVEFYAGALGLRFLVHTVNFEDVLMAHLYYGDDAGSPGSVVTFFPTPTADPGRVGKPQVSAVGFAVPAGSLSYWADRLAAAGHPVEGPTERFDERVLSTTDPDGTRVELAAAAPVSEPRLEGPVPDRASIRGLAGVSVLSANPYATASVLETLGFGRVGQEGDRVRYRAASERTAVVDLLDREAAFGREGPGTIHHVALRVRDREELLEWHDYFRGREYDVSRIRDRHFFHSLYVREPGGVLIELATAGPGLEAATPAPELYLPPRFEDDRELVESQLPPLRSPRSIGERADETGGEPSP, from the coding sequence ATGGGTCCGGAACCGTCGGGGCTTCACCACGTCACCGGTCTCGCCGGCGATCCGCAGGCGAACGTCGAGTTCTACGCCGGCGCGCTCGGCCTGCGATTTCTGGTCCACACCGTCAACTTCGAGGACGTGCTGATGGCCCACCTCTACTACGGCGACGACGCGGGGTCGCCGGGGTCGGTCGTGACGTTCTTTCCGACGCCGACGGCGGACCCCGGCCGGGTCGGAAAGCCACAGGTGTCCGCCGTCGGCTTCGCCGTCCCCGCGGGCTCGCTGTCGTACTGGGCGGATCGACTCGCGGCCGCGGGTCACCCCGTCGAGGGACCGACAGAGCGGTTCGACGAGCGGGTCCTCTCGACGACCGACCCCGACGGGACGCGGGTCGAACTCGCCGCCGCGGCGCCGGTGTCGGAGCCGCGACTCGAGGGGCCGGTCCCCGACCGCGCCTCGATCCGCGGACTCGCCGGCGTGTCGGTCCTCTCCGCGAACCCGTATGCAACCGCGAGCGTCCTCGAGACGCTCGGATTCGGTCGGGTCGGCCAGGAGGGCGACCGGGTGCGCTACCGCGCGGCCAGCGAACGGACGGCCGTCGTCGACCTCCTCGACCGCGAGGCGGCGTTCGGCCGCGAGGGCCCCGGAACGATCCACCACGTCGCCCTCCGGGTGAGAGATCGCGAGGAACTGCTCGAGTGGCACGACTACTTTCGCGGGCGTGAGTACGACGTCTCCCGGATCAGGGATCGTCACTTCTTTCACTCGCTGTACGTCCGCGAGCCGGGCGGCGTCCTGATCGAACTCGCCACGGCGGGGCCGGGACTCGAGGCGGCGACGCCCGCACCCGAACTGTATCTTCCGCCGCGGTTCGAGGACGACCGCGAACTGGTCGAGTCGCAGCTTCCGCCGCTCCGATCTCCCCGGAGTATCGGCGAGCGAGCCGACGAGACTGGCGGGGAACCGTCGCCGTGA
- a CDS encoding alpha/beta fold hydrolase, giving the protein MKLRTVLGAAVGAAGAAVVGNRLLETRAGALDNPLPGVERTYRWRGMDVSYTVAGEPDAPEIVLFHGIHAGASSHEFAPTFAELAEDYRVIAVDLPGFGRSDRPPLVYSTGLYAEFVRDFAGDVADEPIVLASSLTGAFAVDAAGDAEFERLVLVCPTGETSQYRPWLRTLLRTPVLGTALFNALASKPSIRYFYDRDGYYDPARIDEEEVEYAWRSAHQPGARFAPASFASGTLEPDFDLQTELAALEIPVTLVWGRDARLVPLREGRELAEAADCDLVVVDYATQLPHAEHPEKFVEYLRAELPRAEE; this is encoded by the coding sequence ATGAAACTCAGAACGGTCCTCGGAGCGGCCGTCGGCGCCGCCGGCGCCGCCGTGGTCGGGAATCGCCTGCTCGAAACGCGCGCCGGAGCGCTCGACAACCCGCTCCCGGGCGTCGAACGAACATACCGCTGGCGCGGGATGGACGTCAGCTACACCGTCGCGGGCGAGCCCGACGCGCCGGAGATCGTCCTGTTCCACGGGATTCACGCGGGGGCGAGCAGCCACGAGTTCGCGCCCACCTTTGCGGAGCTGGCCGAGGACTACCGCGTGATCGCGGTCGACCTCCCCGGCTTCGGCCGCTCGGACCGGCCGCCGCTCGTGTACTCCACCGGGCTGTACGCCGAGTTCGTCCGCGACTTTGCGGGCGACGTCGCCGACGAGCCGATCGTCCTCGCCTCCTCGCTGACCGGCGCGTTCGCCGTCGACGCCGCCGGTGACGCCGAGTTCGAGCGCCTGGTGCTCGTCTGCCCCACGGGCGAGACCTCCCAGTACCGGCCGTGGCTTCGGACGCTGCTCCGGACGCCCGTCCTCGGCACCGCGCTGTTCAACGCGCTGGCGAGCAAGCCGTCGATCCGCTACTTCTACGACCGCGACGGCTACTACGACCCCGCCCGGATCGACGAGGAGGAAGTCGAGTACGCCTGGCGCAGCGCCCACCAGCCCGGTGCCCGCTTCGCCCCCGCCTCCTTCGCCTCCGGAACCCTGGAGCCCGACTTCGACCTCCAGACCGAACTCGCGGCCCTCGAGATTCCGGTGACGCTCGTCTGGGGTCGGGACGCGAGGCTCGTCCCGCTGCGGGAGGGCCGGGAGCTGGCCGAGGCGGCCGACTGCGACCTGGTCGTCGTCGACTACGCGACGCAGCTCCCCCACGCCGAGCACCCCGAGAAGTTCGTCGAGTACCTGCGGGCGGAGCTGCCGCGAGCCGAGGAGTGA
- the meaB gene encoding methylmalonyl Co-A mutase-associated GTPase MeaB → MSGEADLNGDDERLLEELLSGKHRALARTISKIENRSPGYRALVSELYAHTGNAEVIGITGSPGAGKSTLVDKLAETYRERGETVGVIAIDPSSPFTGGAVLGDRIRMASTVGDMDVFVRSMSARGTLGGLSTATADAVKAMDAFGKDKIIIETVGAGQNEIDIVRTADTVAVLVPPGSGDSVQTLKAGILEIADVFVVNKADRPGADRTVQELTEMIELGEGGGFGGSAGHHGPDAMGDREDGAGEAAEEPESWTPPIVETVATEATGVEAFIEELANHYRFLERSGELADRSRQRYAEEIRTLLREDVHGLLEAELAAAGGVDDLAEAVRAGETDPYSIVSDVLAPVEACLGELEGEPLESTSRCRNS, encoded by the coding sequence ATGAGCGGCGAGGCCGACCTGAACGGGGACGACGAGCGGTTGCTCGAGGAGCTGCTCTCGGGGAAACACCGCGCCCTCGCCCGAACGATCTCGAAGATCGAGAACCGCTCGCCGGGCTACCGCGCGCTGGTCTCCGAGCTCTACGCCCACACCGGCAACGCCGAGGTGATCGGGATCACCGGAAGTCCGGGCGCCGGGAAGTCGACGCTGGTCGACAAGCTCGCCGAGACGTACAGGGAACGGGGCGAGACGGTCGGCGTCATCGCGATCGACCCCTCCTCGCCGTTCACCGGCGGCGCCGTCCTGGGCGACCGCATCCGGATGGCCTCGACGGTGGGCGATATGGACGTCTTCGTCCGATCGATGAGCGCCCGCGGCACCCTCGGCGGGCTCTCGACGGCGACCGCAGATGCAGTAAAGGCGATGGACGCCTTCGGCAAGGACAAGATCATCATCGAGACCGTCGGTGCCGGCCAGAACGAGATCGACATCGTCCGGACCGCCGACACCGTCGCGGTGCTCGTCCCGCCCGGCTCGGGCGATTCGGTCCAGACGCTGAAAGCCGGCATCCTCGAGATCGCGGACGTGTTCGTCGTCAACAAGGCCGACCGCCCCGGTGCCGATCGCACCGTTCAGGAACTCACGGAGATGATCGAACTCGGCGAGGGCGGCGGGTTCGGCGGGAGCGCGGGCCACCACGGTCCCGACGCGATGGGGGATCGGGAAGACGGAGCCGGAGAGGCAGCCGAGGAACCGGAGAGCTGGACGCCGCCGATCGTCGAAACCGTCGCCACCGAGGCGACCGGCGTCGAGGCGTTCATCGAGGAACTCGCGAACCACTACCGGTTCCTCGAGCGCTCGGGCGAACTCGCCGACCGGAGCCGCCAGCGCTACGCCGAGGAGATCCGCACCTTACTCCGCGAGGACGTCCACGGCCTGCTCGAGGCCGAACTCGCGGCCGCCGGCGGCGTCGACGACCTCGCGGAGGCGGTGCGGGCGGGCGAGACGGACCCGTACTCGATCGTTTCGGACGTGCTGGCGCCCGTCGAGGCGTGTCTCGGCGAGCTCGAGGGCGAGCCGCTCGAGTCGACGTCCCGGTGTCGTAACAGCTGA